One Hemitrygon akajei chromosome 21, sHemAka1.3, whole genome shotgun sequence genomic region harbors:
- the LOC140714451 gene encoding calicin-like, translated as MKLEFDDHKHSTFILQALNTQRQNKECCDVVINVGSHSFSAHQNILTAVSPYVKDLISSCNIQPSDELSVTIDIDYMSPVSVDQLLDYFYTGKIIIADKNVEDLLKGAKYFMINRLKFHCVEYLELVLDKQNYMYTLMLAETYDLPELVATVYSYMKDEFFHLSETKEFVECPYHILLRLVKDENLHTTNEDQVLSTVLRWTNHSLENRMDNFQKLFSSIYLNGVTDQLLSKISNEEALVKNNTTCVCAIVDVLSHRKQENTDSILQFQRKGALVDVVLVLGGQSSDGGFRNAIYAYIVDENKWIKVAHMPYRAAALGAVCTRNYLYVTGGTNEQNASLKSAWRYNLDKSIWNKLPDLPLGLVFHSMIVCNGLVYTVGGSIAPRKYIPTIYRYDEKKEKWTTVGRMTVPMDCAEVVTQGDRYIYIATGRCMINDRISRVGVVDCFDTITGEVKQSLTFPIEFKHRPVVAFQDDTALSVQSHKHTIEVNLQKFKANKVVNRIPLLPNGTKLEVCHAMAAIRNMVFVCGGTSAIEESNTKEYAVNKSAFLLETKLGVWEEVARPSEALESSACCKAKLQCKFIQKPEKLP; from the coding sequence ATGAAGCTGGAATTTGATGACCATAAACACAGTACCTTCATTTTGCAAGCTCTCAATACTCAAAGACAGAACAAGGAATGCTGTGATGTTGTCATCAATGTGGGTTCCCATTCATTTTCAGCCCACCAGAACATTCTCACTGCGGTCAGTCCCTACGTCAAGGACTTAATCTCCAGTTGCAATATCCAACCATCTGATGAGCTGTCCGTCACCATTGACATCGATTACATGAGCCCAGTTTCGGTGGATCAACTGCTGGACTATTTCTACACAGGTAAGATCATCATTGCTGACAAAAATGTGGAGGATCTGCTCAAAGGAGCCAAGTACTTCATGATAAACCGACTCAAGTTCCATTGCGTGGAATACCTAGAGCTCGTCCTTGACAAACAAAATTACATGTATACGCTTATGTTGGCTGAGACCTATGACTTACCTGAACTGGTAGCCACTGTGTACTCCTACATGAAAGATGAATTCTTCCACTTGAGTGAGACAAAGGAATTTGTGGAGTGCCCATACCATATATTACTGAGGCTGGTCAAGGATGAAAACCTCCACACCACTAATGAAGACCAAGTCCTCTCAACCGTACTAAGATGGACGAACCACAGCTTGGAGAACAGGATGGATAATTTTCAGAAGTTGTTTTCCAGTATTTACCTGAATGGAGTCACTGACCAGCTGCTCTCAAAAATCAGCAATGAAGAGGCATTGGTCAAGAACAACACGACCTGCGTGTGTGCCATAGTGGACGTGCTTAGTCACCGCAAACAGGAGAACACTGACAGTATCTTACAGTTCCAGAGGAAAGGAGCCCTGGTGGATGTGGTCCTAGTGTTGGGGGGGCAAAGCAGTGATGGTGGTTTTCGGAATGCCATCTATGCATATATTGTTGATGAGAACAAGTGGATTAAGGTTGCGCACATGCCTTATCGAGCTGCTGCTTTGGGGGCTGTATGCACGAGGAATTACCTATATGTGACAGGAGGAACCAATGAGCAAAATGCCAGCCTAAAGTCAGCATGGAGGTACAATCTGGACAAAAGCAtttggaacaagttgccagaccTCCCACTTGGGTTGGTCTTCCATTCAATGATAGTGTGCAACGGGTTAGTATACACCGTTGGGGGCAGCATAGCCCCCAGGAAGTACATCCCCACTATTTACCGGTATGATGAGAAAAAGGAGAAGTGGACCACTGTTGGAAGGATGACTGTCCCCATGGACTGTGCCGAGGTTGTGACCCAAGGGGACAGATACATCTACATAGCAACTGGCAGATGTATGATCAATGACAGGATCTCCAGGGTGGGAGTTGTGGACTGTTTTGACACGATAACAGGCGAAGTTAAGCAAAGCCTGACTTTCCCCATTGAGTTCAAACACAGGCCAGTAGTTGCCTTCCAAGATGACACAGCTCTCTCCGTGCAAAGCCACAAGCACACCATCGAAGTGAACTTGCAGAAGTTCAAAGCCAACAAGGTGGTCAACCGTATCCCCTTGCTCCCCAATGGCACTAAACTGGAGGTGTGTCATGCCATGGCCGCCATTCGGAACATGGTTTTTGTATGCGGAGGTACCTCTGCCATTGAAGAAAGCAACACCAAGGAGTATGCTGTGAACAAAAGTGCTTTCCTACTAGAGACCAAACTGGGAGTATGGGAAGAAGTGGCGAGACCTTCTGAAGCATTGGAAAGTTCTGCCTGTTGCAAAGCTAAACTGCAATGCAAATTTATCCAAAAGCCTGAAAAATTGCCCTAA